One Candidatus Korarchaeum sp. genomic window carries:
- a CDS encoding MBL fold metallo-hydrolase: protein MRWLIPLIILAGVIALSIVCTSRVPAISKRYIENARLVVLVDNNPQKQGLRTAWGLSVYVEANGMRLLFDTGPEPAVLKVNAEELGVDLSKVDFVVISHSHGDHTNGLKLLASIEPGIVVYIPPDEGLERYVRSLGLRPVQVNSTLEISRGIYVVKPLYGPPIEEALAIETSRGLIIVVGCSHPGIVNIVRQAARDIGARPYIVLGGFHMAGAKPQEVQGVVSQLLEMGVEKIYPLHCSGEAIRSYLYGESYRGGGVGLEIVIRGDVVND, encoded by the coding sequence ATGCGTTGGCTCATCCCTCTGATAATACTCGCGGGAGTCATCGCCCTCTCAATCGTTTGCACATCTAGGGTCCCCGCTATTTCGAAAAGATACATTGAGAACGCACGCTTAGTGGTCCTCGTGGACAATAATCCTCAAAAGCAGGGACTTAGGACAGCCTGGGGTCTCTCAGTTTACGTTGAGGCTAATGGAATGAGATTGCTCTTCGATACCGGGCCAGAACCAGCTGTCCTGAAGGTTAACGCTGAGGAGCTAGGTGTAGATCTGAGCAAGGTGGATTTCGTCGTAATAAGTCATTCGCATGGGGATCACACGAATGGATTGAAGCTCTTAGCCTCGATTGAGCCTGGGATCGTCGTTTACATTCCACCGGATGAGGGCCTCGAGAGGTACGTTAGGAGCTTGGGCCTGAGGCCAGTTCAAGTTAACAGTACTCTGGAGATATCCAGAGGGATATACGTAGTTAAACCGCTCTACGGCCCTCCTATCGAGGAGGCCCTAGCCATAGAGACGAGCAGAGGATTGATTATAGTAGTGGGCTGCAGTCATCCCGGTATCGTGAACATCGTCAGGCAGGCCGCGAGGGATATAGGAGCGAGGCCCTACATCGTCCTAGGGGGGTTCCATATGGCCGGAGCTAAGCCTCAAGAAGTTCAGGGAGTCGTATCTCAGCTCCTGGAGATGGGTGTGGAGAAGATATACCCCTTACACTGCAGCGGGGAAGCAATAAGGAGCTACCTCTACGGCGAAAGCTATAGAGGGGGCGGAGTGGGTCTGGAAATAGTAATTCGAGGTGATGTCGTAAACGACTAG